From the Lysobacter sp. FW306-1B-D06B genome, one window contains:
- a CDS encoding DUF4157 domain-containing protein, translating into MDRERKSVKASTVERRPVAIARAPVMAGRASAIGTGLQQRLGNRGTQAIAGQICAKSSAGMAAPSHATTGASLSISQPGDILEREADHVADQVMRMAEAPSAPHVSHGATDATIQRRCAKCEEEEDHTQVQRKEASANAAPFNASLSASINALTGKGSALPSFARNFFEPRFGADFGQVRIHAGTEAGNIAQSINARAFTVGQNIAFAPGQYAPHSEEGQRLLAHELTHVLQQKGASTGTVQRDDEPGVQPEEPATEAAPTFVPEGVVLELLYLLEQEDPPGQEEHEEESGEELSERESRFQEDLDYATTWVGHGASAERKILMLRSEDFRLQKAAYHDSVVNSFGSEEYPEEEYLAWLIETYDAPSNTEEDTLARFKANMLKPDLTDSSFIDDEHIQQWDGGNAFPNFAWNIIHPLVSPSTELVESTKSRQRGTQAAYYESWNDLGWDLYGNGIPASYSRSLGITEYSTVKKRSISKLLKMPDIPWLYGHFVMHEEVPLHTAAMKAYTTGLTAYVLASLGQAALDKWLTASAFRWSYFDAAAISAFRKSHPSGLRAIEDFYNYAPRGLALGATLSAAKVKAGIQTSGVNPYLFLSKVSADAQAIGPNLINQLNASELTTFANILANADSKIIALEPSIRLMTAVEWSITKGFAAQGIVALLGNLDKILWEILEEYVKDKAVKKAVMTGVGYLGPWGRAISIIYNLLELFDDVRDKIELALLIKSFVEVLDEAKQSKGVVQTQQASAKLAQVYETTFQLLIQKLGQKVLSKVSASTARRLKEKRPKGERMGDAERTNLLEEARREKDAKKLKPEYLEAEFATAIRSPVRVVGDAIEIELPNGHRWKRQRGAKGWCRASEDCVGDFLNPDITDELDFYTRRHLPDDFDYDGYPSLAVDDIRLHQTTKGNFGEVASDHMLDKQYANLGGITRTENPDRGPGIDNVWMPKDRTHFDYTISETKFVQGFDGDLHTVKMGKSRSGPQLSDSWITGRNFNTMKHRLEEVVGEDMAGRIRSSVRKNRVERLLIVVNETGRTWVYEVDSGGKAYRLKPD; encoded by the coding sequence ATGGACCGCGAACGCAAATCGGTGAAAGCTTCGACCGTCGAACGACGGCCCGTGGCGATCGCGCGCGCGCCCGTGATGGCGGGCCGCGCGAGCGCGATCGGAACGGGCTTGCAGCAGCGCCTCGGCAACCGGGGCACGCAAGCCATTGCAGGCCAGATCTGCGCCAAATCCAGCGCAGGAATGGCCGCGCCGAGCCATGCGACAACAGGCGCCTCGCTCTCGATCAGCCAGCCAGGGGACATCCTCGAACGCGAAGCGGACCACGTGGCCGACCAGGTCATGCGCATGGCGGAAGCACCGTCGGCACCGCATGTTTCGCACGGAGCCACCGATGCGACCATCCAGCGACGTTGCGCCAAGTGTGAGGAAGAGGAAGACCACACCCAGGTCCAGAGAAAGGAAGCGTCCGCCAATGCCGCACCGTTCAATGCCTCGCTGTCGGCCAGCATCAACGCGCTGACAGGCAAGGGCAGTGCGCTGCCCTCATTCGCCCGGAACTTCTTCGAGCCACGATTCGGCGCCGACTTCGGTCAGGTGCGCATTCACGCCGGCACCGAGGCGGGAAACATCGCCCAGTCAATCAATGCCAGGGCATTCACGGTCGGCCAGAACATCGCTTTCGCGCCAGGCCAGTACGCGCCCCATTCCGAAGAAGGGCAGCGATTGCTCGCGCACGAACTGACCCACGTGCTGCAGCAGAAGGGCGCGAGCACCGGCACCGTGCAGCGCGACGACGAGCCCGGCGTGCAGCCGGAAGAACCCGCCACCGAAGCTGCGCCGACGTTCGTCCCCGAAGGAGTCGTGCTGGAGTTGTTGTATCTGCTGGAGCAGGAAGACCCGCCGGGACAGGAGGAGCACGAAGAAGAATCCGGGGAGGAGCTCAGCGAAAGGGAGAGCCGCTTCCAGGAGGATCTGGACTACGCAACGACCTGGGTCGGACACGGCGCGAGTGCCGAGCGCAAGATCCTGATGCTTCGAAGCGAGGACTTCCGGCTTCAGAAGGCCGCCTACCACGATTCGGTCGTGAACTCCTTCGGCAGCGAGGAGTATCCGGAGGAAGAGTATCTGGCGTGGCTGATCGAAACCTACGACGCACCCTCCAATACCGAGGAAGACACGCTGGCCAGGTTCAAGGCCAACATGCTCAAGCCCGATCTCACCGATTCGAGCTTCATCGACGACGAACACATCCAGCAATGGGATGGCGGAAACGCCTTCCCGAACTTCGCCTGGAACATCATCCACCCGTTGGTGTCGCCTTCGACCGAACTGGTCGAGTCCACGAAGTCCAGGCAACGCGGCACGCAGGCGGCCTACTACGAAAGCTGGAACGACCTGGGCTGGGATCTTTACGGCAACGGCATTCCCGCGTCGTACAGCCGTTCGTTGGGCATCACGGAGTACTCGACCGTCAAGAAGCGGTCGATCTCCAAGCTGCTGAAGATGCCCGACATTCCCTGGCTGTATGGGCATTTCGTGATGCATGAAGAAGTGCCCCTGCACACTGCCGCAATGAAGGCCTACACCACGGGCCTCACGGCCTACGTACTCGCATCGCTTGGACAGGCCGCCCTCGACAAGTGGTTGACGGCGTCCGCATTCCGGTGGAGCTACTTCGACGCTGCGGCCATAAGCGCCTTCCGCAAGTCGCATCCTTCCGGACTGCGCGCGATCGAGGACTTCTACAACTACGCACCCAGGGGGCTGGCCCTGGGCGCAACGCTCTCGGCCGCCAAGGTCAAGGCCGGCATTCAAACCAGCGGCGTCAATCCGTACCTGTTCCTCAGCAAGGTCAGCGCGGACGCTCAGGCGATCGGCCCGAATCTGATCAACCAGCTCAACGCATCCGAGTTGACGACGTTCGCGAACATACTGGCGAACGCCGACAGCAAGATCATTGCGCTGGAGCCTTCGATCCGACTGATGACCGCCGTGGAATGGTCCATCACGAAGGGATTCGCCGCGCAGGGCATCGTCGCGCTGCTCGGCAATCTCGACAAGATTCTTTGGGAGATCCTCGAGGAATATGTCAAGGACAAGGCGGTCAAGAAGGCCGTCATGACCGGCGTCGGATACCTGGGGCCGTGGGGGAGGGCGATCTCGATCATCTACAACCTGCTGGAACTGTTCGATGACGTCCGGGACAAGATTGAGCTTGCGCTGTTGATCAAGTCGTTTGTCGAGGTGCTGGATGAAGCCAAGCAGTCCAAGGGCGTGGTGCAGACCCAGCAGGCGTCGGCGAAATTGGCCCAGGTGTACGAGACGACGTTCCAACTGCTGATTCAGAAGCTGGGCCAGAAAGTGCTCTCCAAGGTCTCCGCATCCACGGCAAGGAGGCTGAAGGAGAAGAGACCCAAGGGCGAGAGGATGGGCGATGCGGAAAGAACCAACCTTCTTGAAGAAGCGCGTCGTGAGAAGGACGCGAAGAAGCTCAAGCCCGAGTACCTGGAAGCGGAGTTCGCGACGGCGATCCGGTCTCCCGTAAGAGTGGTCGGAGACGCCATCGAAATCGAATTGCCCAATGGCCACCGATGGAAACGCCAACGGGGTGCAAAGGGCTGGTGCAGGGCATCGGAAGACTGCGTCGGCGACTTCCTCAATCCCGATATCACCGATGAACTGGACTTCTACACCAGGCGGCACCTGCCTGACGATTTCGATTACGACGGGTATCCATCCCTTGCGGTCGACGATATCCGCCTGCATCAGACGACCAAGGGCAACTTCGGTGAGGTGGCCTCCGACCACATGCTCGACAAGCAGTACGCGAACCTGGGCGGAATCACGCGCACCGAGAATCCGGACCGAGGCCCGGGCATCGACAACGTATGGATGCCAAAGGATCGAACCCACTTCGATTACACGATCTCCGAGACGAAGTTCGTTCAAGGGTTCGATGGAGATCTGCACACGGTGAAGATGGGCAAGTCGAGGAGCGGGCCGCAGTTGAGTGACAGCTGGATCACCGGAAGGAACTTCAACACGATGAAGCACAGGCTGGAGGAGGTTGTCGGAGAGGACATGGCCGGCCGGATACGTTCCTCCGTTCGCAAGAACCGCGTGGAGAGACTGTTGATCGTGGTGAATGAAACCGGAAGGACCTGGGTGTATGAAGTGGACAGTGGCGGAAAGGCGTACAGATTGAAGCCCGACTGA
- a CDS encoding phage tail protein: MSADPQRAYRFTQQAHWRACLSIGIDPGAVSTHTIRPSLPFATVAQRFPSQGARAPAVAPGAQVLWHDDATDRLYRLSPGDDTPDIGPAPAAIARATRLLVTRWGVWSLRTGSLQRFELDSLTRLDVIDLSHWRAVDIAADGRDGVFVLAEREGRWQVLRVDCAGRLDVTAQLDGVRAATAFVFLRTRKRFVVLGSGSDAQLMWFDETGGTARARKSVAAMHHCFSATALGSDARDAVFLAGVDAGPGGEARVMRFDGDGTASGDIVLDRRDAPATGVAAARDAVYVTGPGGLLRFGAVQAVPDDAAELECVLLTPVLHSPDREDGRRWLRIEANATLPPGTMLSLSYASTSDRSVRDRLAKLAADDALTSSERTQRILAERGIWHAPMAFQGADGDSTTHCVAPLFDTRDPYVWVCVRIIASTGAAALPVLNELAVLYPGRTLMQYLPSIYRREEAVRDSFLRALVGVLETTTQGLDARIAALGSHVHPATAPEEWLDAMARWLGLPWDDTLAQAHKRCIVTHAQDLASQRGTRAGIETFLSCLMPERPRRFRIEDAIAQFGFAIVGGAGCEGSALPAMLGGPPRSRAELGAGARLGRMRLPCDADIGAPWRLTASVRIDIAATAEERRAWAGWLPAALAGLAPFTTRVRVRWITARALQGRRLDAGLTLEGTITPHLGDDAVTGVARLPVRGARLGATGADVGTRLL; encoded by the coding sequence ATGAGCGCCGATCCGCAGCGCGCTTATCGATTCACGCAGCAGGCCCACTGGCGCGCGTGCCTGTCGATCGGCATCGACCCGGGCGCGGTTTCCACCCATACGATCCGGCCCTCCCTGCCGTTTGCCACCGTTGCGCAGCGATTCCCGAGCCAGGGCGCGCGGGCGCCGGCAGTGGCGCCCGGCGCGCAGGTGCTGTGGCACGACGATGCGACCGACCGCTTGTACCGCCTGTCGCCCGGTGACGACACGCCCGACATCGGGCCCGCTCCGGCGGCGATCGCGCGTGCGACGAGATTGCTGGTGACGCGTTGGGGCGTGTGGAGCTTGCGCACGGGTTCGCTGCAACGGTTCGAACTCGACTCGCTCACTCGCCTGGATGTGATCGACCTGTCGCATTGGCGCGCCGTCGATATCGCCGCCGACGGACGCGATGGCGTGTTCGTGCTCGCCGAACGCGAAGGTCGCTGGCAGGTGCTGCGCGTGGACTGCGCAGGACGGCTCGACGTGACCGCACAGCTGGACGGCGTGCGCGCGGCGACGGCGTTCGTGTTCCTGCGCACTCGCAAGCGATTCGTGGTGCTCGGCTCGGGTAGTGACGCGCAACTGATGTGGTTCGACGAAACCGGCGGCACCGCGCGCGCAAGGAAGTCGGTCGCCGCGATGCATCACTGCTTCAGCGCCACCGCGCTCGGCAGCGACGCGCGCGATGCGGTGTTCCTGGCAGGAGTCGACGCCGGCCCGGGCGGCGAAGCCCGGGTGATGCGGTTCGACGGCGACGGCACCGCGTCCGGCGACATCGTGCTGGATCGCAGGGACGCTCCCGCCACGGGCGTCGCCGCTGCACGCGATGCGGTGTACGTGACGGGCCCGGGCGGGCTGTTGCGGTTCGGCGCGGTGCAGGCCGTTCCCGACGACGCCGCCGAGCTGGAGTGCGTGCTCCTCACGCCCGTACTGCATTCGCCCGATCGCGAGGACGGCCGCCGTTGGCTGCGCATCGAAGCCAACGCGACGCTGCCGCCGGGCACGATGCTTTCCCTGTCGTATGCCTCCACCAGCGATCGTTCCGTGCGCGATCGCCTTGCAAAACTCGCGGCGGACGACGCATTGACTTCGAGCGAGCGAACGCAGCGCATCCTCGCCGAGCGCGGCATCTGGCACGCCCCGATGGCGTTCCAGGGCGCGGATGGCGACAGCACGACGCATTGCGTCGCGCCGCTGTTCGATACGCGCGATCCGTACGTGTGGGTGTGCGTGCGCATCATCGCCAGTACCGGCGCAGCCGCTCTGCCGGTGCTGAACGAGCTGGCCGTGCTGTACCCCGGCCGCACGCTGATGCAATACCTTCCCTCGATCTACCGGCGCGAGGAAGCCGTTCGCGACAGCTTCCTGCGTGCACTGGTCGGCGTGCTCGAAACCACCACGCAAGGGCTCGACGCCCGCATCGCCGCGCTGGGCAGCCATGTGCACCCGGCCACCGCGCCGGAGGAATGGCTCGATGCGATGGCGCGCTGGCTGGGCCTGCCGTGGGACGACACCCTGGCGCAAGCGCACAAGCGCTGCATCGTCACGCATGCGCAGGACCTCGCCAGCCAGCGCGGAACGCGTGCCGGCATCGAGACCTTCCTTTCTTGCCTGATGCCGGAGAGGCCGCGGCGTTTCCGCATTGAAGACGCGATCGCGCAGTTCGGCTTCGCCATCGTCGGCGGCGCCGGCTGCGAGGGCAGCGCGCTTCCGGCGATGCTCGGCGGCCCGCCGCGCTCGCGTGCGGAACTGGGTGCGGGCGCTCGCCTGGGCCGCATGCGTCTGCCTTGCGATGCAGACATCGGCGCTCCGTGGCGACTCACTGCGTCCGTGCGGATCGATATCGCAGCGACAGCGGAAGAACGCCGCGCCTGGGCCGGATGGTTGCCGGCCGCGCTCGCTGGCCTGGCGCCGTTCACCACCCGCGTGCGTGTGCGCTGGATCACCGCGCGTGCCTTGCAGGGTCGGCGACTGGACGCGGGCCTGACCCTGGAAGGAACGATCACGCCCCATCTGGGCGACGACGCCGTCACCGGCGTGGCCCGACTTCCCGTACGCGGCGCGCGCCTGGGTGCGACAGGCGCCGACGTCGGCACGCGGCTGCTTTGA
- a CDS encoding putative baseplate assembly protein, producing MSRLVKVRFDRRFQDLLAIGRAQLPALAPQWTDHNAHDPGITLMELLAWVAEAQLYAVGHTRRDERAAYAALLALLPSGTQPARGLIWPDLQDPRAPVVTFAQSVVIPVDAVIRPVKSDGPMFHPEHRLLWVPGEIRALTTRLANGRALDHTAVNRRPGHAFQPFGAHARPPDVSAIDFECRSDDGLFPPERAQADGACWTLGVRAASPVAGMQPDVAASSSPLRVELVTDTERYPLAIVSDTTQGLLRSGALVLDLSAVRSSPRRFTLELRAPDGLARPPRVLQIAPNVIPIVQGRAVEGEVHIANGALPDWSFQLDVPGLRFAASEAPVRVEVVEAAVGSTWRRCDRLAAQGPDDAVYELDIASDRITFGNGINGRVPRDGAQVRVSYAVSDGAQGSVARNRRWHVQGFGEAFGVNPDAVAGGAGPQDWRAQRREARRRVREDHALVSADDIVRAALALPLLEVARAWIVPANEARPNTGAVTLVAMRGLQAGDDPRTPETRRWRRAVQRRLEPRMPLGTRLAVIGPRYRAVVVEATLEASPGRDVDRVQRNALDAVRARLATTGPSARRPGVPVSHGDVAGWLRAVAGVARIVSLRLRRGSGDEVHIITMPREGLPRFDAVHSTVDVRRAGQGSAP from the coding sequence ATGAGCCGTCTGGTGAAGGTTCGCTTCGACCGCCGGTTCCAGGACCTGCTGGCCATCGGGCGCGCGCAACTGCCCGCGCTGGCACCGCAATGGACCGACCACAACGCGCACGATCCGGGCATCACGCTGATGGAGCTGCTGGCGTGGGTGGCCGAAGCGCAACTCTATGCGGTGGGACACACGCGGCGCGACGAGCGCGCGGCGTACGCGGCGCTGCTTGCGCTCCTGCCCAGCGGCACGCAGCCGGCACGCGGCCTGATCTGGCCCGACCTGCAGGACCCGCGCGCGCCTGTCGTGACCTTTGCGCAGAGCGTGGTGATTCCGGTGGACGCCGTCATCCGGCCGGTCAAGTCGGACGGGCCGATGTTCCATCCGGAACACAGGCTCTTATGGGTTCCGGGCGAGATACGCGCACTGACGACGCGGTTGGCGAACGGGCGCGCGCTTGACCACACCGCCGTGAACCGGCGACCCGGTCACGCGTTCCAGCCCTTCGGCGCGCATGCACGCCCTCCCGATGTATCGGCGATCGACTTCGAGTGCCGCAGCGACGACGGCCTGTTCCCGCCGGAACGCGCGCAGGCCGATGGCGCATGCTGGACGCTCGGCGTGCGCGCCGCGTCGCCTGTCGCGGGCATGCAGCCGGATGTTGCCGCGTCGTCATCGCCGCTGCGGGTCGAACTCGTCACCGACACCGAGCGGTATCCGCTGGCCATCGTGTCCGACACCACCCAGGGCCTGCTGCGCAGCGGCGCGCTGGTTCTGGATCTTTCCGCCGTCCGCTCGTCGCCGCGGCGCTTCACGCTGGAATTGCGCGCGCCGGACGGTCTCGCACGCCCGCCGCGCGTGCTGCAGATCGCGCCCAACGTGATCCCCATCGTGCAAGGTCGCGCGGTCGAAGGCGAGGTGCATATCGCCAACGGCGCACTGCCTGACTGGAGCTTCCAGCTCGACGTGCCCGGGCTGCGCTTTGCGGCGTCGGAAGCGCCGGTGCGGGTCGAGGTCGTCGAAGCCGCCGTCGGCAGCACGTGGCGACGTTGCGACCGACTGGCCGCGCAGGGGCCCGACGATGCGGTGTACGAGCTGGACATCGCGTCCGACCGGATCACGTTCGGAAACGGAATCAACGGCCGCGTGCCCCGCGATGGTGCGCAGGTGCGGGTGTCGTATGCGGTGAGCGACGGCGCGCAGGGCAGCGTCGCGCGCAACCGGCGCTGGCACGTGCAGGGATTTGGCGAGGCCTTCGGCGTCAATCCGGACGCGGTGGCCGGCGGCGCAGGCCCGCAGGACTGGCGCGCGCAACGCCGCGAAGCACGTCGGCGCGTGCGTGAGGATCACGCACTGGTGAGCGCCGACGACATCGTGCGCGCCGCGCTGGCGTTGCCGCTGCTGGAGGTCGCGCGGGCCTGGATCGTGCCGGCGAACGAAGCACGGCCGAACACCGGCGCGGTAACGCTGGTGGCCATGCGTGGCCTGCAAGCCGGCGATGACCCGCGCACGCCGGAAACACGGCGGTGGCGTAGGGCCGTGCAGCGACGATTGGAACCGCGCATGCCGCTGGGCACCCGACTGGCCGTGATCGGCCCGCGCTATCGCGCCGTGGTGGTCGAAGCGACACTGGAGGCATCGCCCGGACGCGATGTCGACCGCGTTCAACGCAACGCGCTGGACGCCGTGCGTGCGCGACTGGCGACCACCGGCCCGTCAGCGCGACGGCCCGGTGTTCCCGTCTCGCATGGCGACGTGGCCGGATGGCTCCGCGCTGTGGCTGGCGTGGCGCGGATCGTGTCGTTGCGCCTGCGGCGCGGCTCCGGCGATGAAGTGCACATCATCACCATGCCGCGTGAGGGACTGCCGCGATTCGACGCCGTGCACAGCACGGTGGACGTGCGCCGGGCGGGGCAGGGGAGCGCGCCATGA